The following proteins are co-located in the Escherichia fergusonii ATCC 35469 genome:
- the pheP gene encoding phenylalanine transporter, producing MKNASTVSEDTASNQEPTLHRGLHNRHIQLIALGGAIGTGLFLGIGPAIQMAGPAVLLGYGVAGIIAFLIMRQLGEMVVEEPVSGSFAHFAYKYWGPFAGFLSGWNYWVMFVLVGMAELTAAGIYMQYWFPDVPTWIWAAAFFIIINAVNLVNVRLYGETEFWFALIKVLAIIGMIGFGLWLLFSGHGGEKASIDNLWRYGGFFATGWNGLILSLAVIMFSFGGLELIGITAAEARDPEKSIPKAVNQVVYRILLFYIGSLVVLLALYPWVEVKSNSSPFVMIFHNLDSNVVASALNFVILVASLSVYNSGVYSNSRMLFGLSVQGNAPKFLTRVSRRGVPINSLMLSGAITSLVVLINYLLPQKAFGLLMALVVATLLLNWIMICLAHLRFRAAMRRQGRETQFKALLYPFGNYLCIAFLGMILLLMCTMDDMRLSAILLPVWIVFLFVAFKTLRRK from the coding sequence GTGAAAAACGCGTCAACCGTATCGGAAGATACTGCGTCGAATCAAGAGCCGACGCTTCATCGCGGATTACATAACCGTCATATTCAACTGATTGCGCTGGGTGGCGCAATTGGTACTGGTCTGTTTCTTGGCATTGGCCCGGCGATTCAGATGGCGGGTCCGGCTGTATTGCTGGGCTACGGCGTCGCCGGGATCATCGCTTTCCTGATTATGCGCCAGCTTGGCGAAATGGTGGTCGAAGAGCCGGTATCTGGTTCGTTTGCCCACTTTGCCTATAAATACTGGGGACCGTTCGCCGGGTTCCTCTCCGGCTGGAACTACTGGGTGATGTTCGTGCTGGTGGGAATGGCAGAGCTGACCGCTGCGGGCATCTATATGCAGTACTGGTTCCCGGATGTTCCAACGTGGATTTGGGCTGCCGCCTTCTTTATTATCATCAACGCCGTTAACCTGGTAAACGTGCGCTTATATGGCGAAACCGAGTTCTGGTTTGCGCTGATTAAAGTGCTGGCGATCATCGGTATGATCGGCTTTGGCCTGTGGCTGCTGTTTTCTGGGCACGGCGGCGAGAAAGCCAGTATCGACAACCTCTGGCGCTACGGTGGTTTCTTCGCCACCGGCTGGAATGGGCTGATTTTGTCGCTGGCGGTGATTATGTTCTCCTTCGGCGGTCTGGAGCTGATTGGGATTACTGCCGCTGAAGCGCGCGATCCGGAAAAAAGCATCCCTAAAGCAGTGAATCAGGTGGTGTATCGCATCCTGCTGTTTTATATCGGTTCACTGGTGGTTTTACTGGCACTCTACCCGTGGGTGGAAGTGAAATCCAACAGTAGCCCGTTTGTGATGATTTTCCATAATCTCGACAGCAACGTGGTAGCTTCTGCGCTGAACTTCGTCATTCTGGTAGCTTCGCTGTCGGTGTATAACAGCGGGGTTTACTCTAACAGCCGCATGCTGTTTGGCCTTTCTGTGCAGGGTAATGCGCCGAAGTTTTTGACTCGCGTCAGCCGTCGCGGCGTGCCGATCAACTCGCTGATGCTTTCCGGGGCGATCACTTCTCTGGTGGTGCTGATTAACTATCTGCTGCCGCAAAAAGCGTTTGGTCTGCTGATGGCGCTGGTGGTGGCAACGCTGCTGTTGAACTGGATTATGATCTGTCTGGCGCATCTGCGTTTTCGCGCGGCGATGCGACGTCAGGGGCGTGAAACACAGTTTAAAGCGCTGCTTTATCCATTCGGCAACTATCTCTGCATTGCCTTCCTTGGCATGATTTTGCTGCTGATGTGCACGATGGATGATATGCGCTTGTCAGCGATTTTGCTGCCAGTGTGGATTGTATTCCTGTTTGTGGCGTTTAAAACGCTGCGTCGGAAATAA
- the cusS gene encoding Cu(+)/Ag(+) sensor histidine kinase CusS: MASKPFQRPFSLATRLTFFISLATIAAFFVFAWIMIHSVKVHFAEQDINDLKEISATFKRVLNHPEETQARRLMTLEDIVSGYSNVLISLADSHGKTVYHSPGAPDIREFARDAIPDKDARGGEVYLLSGPTMMMPGHGHGHMEHSNWRMINLPVGPLVDGKPIYTLYIALSIDFHLHYINDLMNKLIMTASIISILIVFIVLLAVHKGHAPIRSVSRQIQNITSKDLDVRLDPQTVPIELEQLGLSFNHMIERIEDVFTRQSNFSADIAHEIRTPITNLITQTEIALSQSRSQKELEDVLYSNLEELTRMAKMVSDMLFLAQADNNQLIPEKKMLNLADEVGKVFDFFEALAEDRGVALRFVGDKCQVAGDPLMLRRALSNLLSNALRYTPPGKAIVVRCQTVDHQVQVTVENPGAPIAPEHLPRLFDRFYRVDPSRQRKGEGSGIGLAIVKSIVVAHKGTVAVTSDARGTRFVIGLPERE, from the coding sequence ATGGCCAGTAAGCCGTTTCAGCGCCCGTTTTCGCTGGCAACCCGCCTGACCTTTTTTATCAGCCTTGCCACCATTGCAGCGTTTTTCGTCTTTGCCTGGATCATGATCCACTCGGTAAAAGTGCATTTTGCCGAGCAGGATATTAATGATTTAAAAGAGATTAGCGCCACATTCAAGCGCGTTCTTAATCATCCCGAAGAGACACAAGCCCGACGCTTAATGACGCTGGAAGATATCGTCAGTGGTTATTCCAACGTGTTGATTTCTCTGGCAGATAGCCACGGTAAAACGGTGTATCACTCCCCCGGTGCGCCGGATATCCGCGAGTTTGCACGTGATGCCATACCCGATAAAGACGCTCGGGGCGGCGAGGTGTATCTCCTTTCCGGCCCGACAATGATGATGCCAGGCCACGGTCACGGGCATATGGAACACAGCAACTGGCGGATGATTAACTTGCCGGTTGGCCCGTTGGTGGACGGCAAACCGATTTATACGCTCTACATCGCGCTGTCTATCGATTTTCATCTTCATTACATTAATGATTTGATGAATAAACTTATTATGACCGCATCGATCATCAGCATCCTGATCGTCTTTATCGTGCTGCTGGCGGTACATAAAGGCCACGCGCCAATTCGCAGCGTCAGCCGTCAAATCCAGAACATTACCTCGAAAGATCTCGACGTTCGCCTCGATCCACAGACCGTGCCCATTGAACTCGAACAATTGGGGCTGTCGTTCAACCATATGATCGAGCGTATCGAGGATGTCTTTACCCGCCAGTCCAATTTCTCAGCGGATATCGCCCACGAAATTCGCACGCCGATTACGAATCTCATAACGCAAACGGAAATCGCCCTCAGCCAGTCGCGCAGCCAGAAGGAGCTGGAAGATGTGCTCTACTCTAATCTCGAAGAGCTGACGCGAATGGCGAAAATGGTCAGCGATATGCTGTTTCTCGCTCAGGCCGATAACAACCAGTTAATCCCCGAAAAGAAAATGCTCAACCTGGCGGATGAAGTTGGCAAAGTGTTCGATTTTTTCGAGGCGTTAGCGGAAGATCGCGGCGTAGCACTACGGTTTGTTGGCGACAAATGTCAGGTTGCGGGCGATCCGCTGATGCTGCGTCGGGCGTTAAGCAACCTGCTTTCTAACGCCCTGCGTTATACGCCACCCGGAAAGGCAATTGTAGTGCGCTGCCAGACGGTCGATCACCAGGTGCAAGTTACCGTCGAAAACCCCGGTGCTCCCATTGCGCCCGAGCACTTACCGCGATTGTTTGACCGTTTCTACCGCGTTGACCCTTCCCGCCAGCGAAAAGGTGAAGGCAGCGGCATTGGGCTGGCGATAGTGAAATCGATTGTTGTCGCGCATAAAGGCACGGTTGCAGTAACGTCAGATGCGCGGGGAACAAGGTTTGTTATCGGGCTACCGGAGAGAGAGTGA
- the cusR gene encoding copper response regulator transcription factor CusR, which yields MKLLIVEDEKKTGEYLTKGLTEAGFVVDLADNGLNGYHLAMTGDYDLIILDIMLPDVNGWDIVRMLRSANKGMPILLLTALGTIEHRVKGLELGADDYLVKPFAFAELLARVRTLLRRGAAVIIESQFQVADLMVDLVSRKVTRSGTRITLTSKEFTLLEFFLRHQGEVLPRSLIASQVWDMNFDSDTNAIDVAVKRLRGKIDNDFEPKLIQTVRGVGYMLEVPDGQ from the coding sequence ATGAAACTGTTGATTGTCGAAGATGAAAAGAAAACCGGCGAATACTTAACCAAAGGGTTAACCGAGGCCGGTTTTGTGGTTGATTTGGCCGATAACGGGCTGAATGGATATCATCTGGCGATGACAGGTGATTATGACCTGATAATCCTCGATATTATGCTGCCGGACGTGAACGGCTGGGATATTGTGCGCATGTTGCGTTCCGCCAATAAAGGGATGCCGATTCTGTTGCTTACCGCGCTTGGCACCATTGAACATCGCGTCAAGGGGCTGGAGCTGGGAGCGGATGACTATCTGGTGAAGCCGTTCGCTTTTGCTGAACTGCTGGCGCGGGTGCGCACTCTACTGCGTCGCGGGGCGGCGGTGATTATCGAAAGTCAGTTTCAGGTTGCCGACCTGATGGTCGATCTCGTCAGCCGCAAAGTCACCCGCAGCGGCACGCGCATCACTTTGACCAGTAAAGAGTTTACTCTGCTGGAGTTTTTTCTCCGCCATCAGGGCGAAGTGCTGCCCCGCTCGCTTATCGCCTCGCAGGTATGGGACATGAATTTTGACAGCGACACTAACGCCATTGATGTGGCGGTGAAGCGACTGCGCGGCAAAATCGACAACGACTTTGAGCCAAAGCTAATTCAGACCGTACGCGGCGTAGGCTATATGCTTGAGGTGCCGGATGGCCAGTAA
- the cusF gene encoding Cu(+)/Ag(+) efflux RND transporter periplasmic metallochaperone CusF, producing MKKALQVVMFSLFTVIGFNAQANEHHHETMSEAQPQVISATGVVKTIDLESKKITIHHDPIAAVNWPEMTMRFTITPQTKMSEIKTGDKVAFNFVQQGNLSLLQDIKVSQ from the coding sequence ATGAAAAAAGCACTGCAAGTCGTAATGTTCAGTCTGTTTACTGTTATTGGCTTTAATGCCCAGGCTAACGAACATCATCATGAAACCATGAGCGAGGCACAACCACAGGTCATTAGCGCCACCGGTGTGGTAAAAACTATTGATCTGGAAAGCAAAAAAATCACCATCCACCACGATCCGATTGCCGCAGTGAACTGGCCGGAGATGACCATGCGCTTTACCATCACCCCGCAGACGAAAATGAGTGAAATTAAAACTGGCGACAAAGTAGCGTTTAATTTTGTCCAGCAGGGCAACCTTTCTTTATTACAGGATATTAAAGTCAGCCAGTAA
- the cusB gene encoding Cu(+)/Ag(+) efflux RND transporter periplasmic adaptor subunit CusB, whose amino-acid sequence MKKIALIIGSMIAGGIISAAGFTWFAKAEPPAEKTPTAERKILFWYDPMYPNTRFDKPGKSPFMDMDLVPKYADEESSASGVRIDPTQTQNLGVKTATVTRGPLTFAQNFPANVSYNEYQFAIVQARAAGFIDKVYPLTVGDKVQKGTPLLDLTIPDWVEAQSEYLLLRETGGTATQTDGILERLRLAGMPEADIRRLITTQKIQTRFTLKAPIDGVITAFDLRAGMNIAKDNVVAKIQGMDPVWVTAAIPESIAWLVKDASQFTLTVPARPDKTLSIRKWTLLPGVDAATRTLQLRLEVDNDDEALKPGMNAWLQLNTASEPMLLIPSQALIDTGNEQRVITVDADGHFVPKRVAVFQASQGVTALRSGLAEGEKVVSSGLFLIDSEANISGALERMRSESATHAH is encoded by the coding sequence ATGAAAAAAATCGCGCTTATTATCGGCAGCATGATCGCGGGCGGTATTATTTCTGCGGCAGGTTTTACCTGGTTTGCAAAGGCTGAACCGCCCGCAGAAAAAACGCCGACCGCAGAACGTAAAATATTATTCTGGTACGACCCGATGTATCCCAATACGCGGTTCGATAAACCAGGTAAATCGCCGTTTATGGATATGGATCTGGTGCCGAAATATGCCGATGAAGAGAGTTCTGCGTCTGGTGTGCGCATTGACCCGACCCAGACGCAAAATCTAGGGGTAAAAACGGCGACCGTCACGCGCGGGCCGCTGACTTTTGCCCAGAATTTCCCAGCGAATGTGAGTTACAACGAGTATCAGTTTGCCATTGTGCAGGCCCGCGCCGCCGGGTTTATCGACAAGGTGTATCCGCTCACCGTGGGCGATAAAGTGCAAAAGGGCACACCGCTTCTCGACCTGACCATTCCCGACTGGGTGGAAGCGCAGAGTGAGTATTTACTGCTGCGCGAAACCGGCGGTACGGCGACCCAGACCGACGGTATTCTTGAACGCCTGCGGCTGGCGGGAATGCCGGAGGCCGATATTCGCCGCCTGATTACCACGCAAAAAATCCAGACTCGCTTTACGCTCAAAGCGCCCATTGATGGCGTGATCACTGCGTTTGATCTGCGTGCGGGAATGAATATCGCCAAAGATAACGTGGTCGCGAAAATTCAGGGTATGGACCCGGTGTGGGTCACTGCTGCGATCCCGGAGTCCATCGCCTGGCTGGTGAAAGATGCCTCGCAGTTTACGCTCACCGTTCCGGCGCGACCGGATAAAACGCTCAGCATCCGCAAATGGACCCTTCTACCCGGCGTGGATGCCGCGACCCGCACGCTGCAACTGCGTCTGGAAGTCGACAACGACGACGAGGCGCTAAAACCGGGAATGAACGCCTGGTTGCAACTCAACACCGCCAGCGAACCGATGCTGCTCATTCCGTCACAGGCACTGATTGATACTGGTAACGAACAGCGGGTGATTACCGTTGATGCCGACGGGCACTTTGTACCGAAACGCGTTGCTGTTTTCCAGGCGTCGCAAGGCGTCACCGCGCTACGTTCTGGTCTGGCGGAAGGCGAAAAGGTGGTTTCCAGCGGCCTGTTCCTGATCGATTCCGAAGCCAATATTTCTGGTGCACTGGAGCGGATGCGCTCTGAAAGTGCTACCCATGCGCATTGA
- the cusC gene encoding Cu(+)/Ag(+) efflux RND transporter outer membrane channel CusC, whose product MSPCKLLPFCVALALTGCSLAPDYQRPAMPVPQQFSLSQNGQVNAVDNYQNAGWRTFFVDNQVKTLISEALVNNRDLRMATLKVQEARTQYRLTDADRYPQLNGEGSGSWSGNLKGDSATTREFSTGLNASFDFDFFGRLKNMSEAERQNYLATEEAQRAVHILLVSNVAQSYFNQQLAYAQLQIAEETLRNYQQSYAFVEKQLLTGSSNVLALEQARGVIESTRSDIAKRQGELAQANNALQLLLGSYGKLPQAQTVNSDSLQSVKLPAGLSSQILLQRPDIMEAEHALMAANANIGAARAAFFPSISLTSGISTASSDLSSLFNASSGMWNFIPKIEIPIFNAGRNQANLDIAEIRQQQSVVNYEQKIQNAFKEVADALALRQSLNDQISAQQRYLASLQITLQRARALYQHGAVSYLEVLDAERSLFATRQTLLDLNYARQVNEVSLYTALGGGWQQ is encoded by the coding sequence ATGTCTCCTTGTAAACTTCTGCCATTTTGTGTGGCCCTTGCGCTAACCGGTTGTTCACTGGCACCGGATTATCAGCGTCCGGCAATGCCCGTGCCGCAGCAGTTCTCACTCAGCCAGAACGGCCAGGTTAACGCGGTAGATAACTACCAGAACGCGGGCTGGCGCACCTTTTTTGTTGATAATCAGGTGAAGACGCTGATTAGCGAGGCGCTGGTGAATAACCGGGATTTGCGCATGGCGACGCTGAAAGTGCAGGAGGCACGGACGCAATATCGTCTGACCGATGCCGACCGCTACCCGCAGCTCAATGGCGAGGGTAGCGGCAGCTGGAGCGGCAATCTTAAAGGCGATTCAGCCACGACGCGGGAGTTCTCGACTGGCCTTAACGCCAGCTTTGATTTCGATTTTTTCGGTCGCTTAAAGAACATGAGCGAAGCCGAGCGACAAAATTATTTAGCCACTGAGGAAGCTCAGCGCGCGGTGCATATTCTGCTGGTTTCTAATGTCGCGCAAAGCTATTTCAATCAGCAACTGGCTTATGCGCAATTACAAATAGCCGAAGAAACGCTGCGTAATTATCAGCAGTCATATGCGTTTGTCGAAAAACAACTTTTGACTGGTAGCAGCAATGTTCTGGCGCTGGAACAGGCTCGCGGGGTGATAGAAAGTACCCGCAGTGATATCGCTAAACGTCAGGGGGAACTGGCGCAGGCGAATAATGCATTGCAACTGTTATTGGGAAGCTACGGCAAGCTGCCGCAAGCGCAGACAGTAAACAGCGACAGCCTGCAAAGCGTTAAATTACCGGCGGGCTTGTCGTCGCAAATCTTGTTGCAGCGCCCGGATATTATGGAAGCTGAACACGCGTTAATGGCGGCTAATGCCAATATTGGTGCTGCGCGTGCGGCATTTTTCCCGTCTATCAGCCTGACCAGCGGAATATCAACCGCCAGCAGCGATCTGTCATCATTATTTAACGCCAGCAGCGGGATGTGGAATTTTATTCCCAAAATTGAGATCCCCATTTTTAATGCCGGACGCAACCAGGCCAATCTGGATATCGCCGAAATTCGCCAGCAGCAGTCGGTGGTGAATTATGAACAGAAAATCCAGAACGCCTTTAAAGAAGTGGCAGATGCGCTTGCATTACGTCAAAGCCTGAACGATCAAATCAGCGCCCAGCAGCGTTATCTGGCGTCGCTGCAAATTACGTTGCAACGGGCGCGGGCATTATATCAGCACGGCGCGGTAAGTTATCTGGAAGTGCTGGATGCCGAGCGTTCCTTATTTGCAACCCGACAAACTTTACTCGACCTGAATTATGCCCGTCAGGTTAACGAAGTTTCCTTATATACCGCCCTGGGTGGCGGTTGGCAGCAATAA
- the cusA gene encoding Cu(+)/Ag(+) efflux RND transporter permease subunit CusA, translating to MIEWIIRRSVANRFLVLMGALFLSIWGTWTIINTPVDALPDLSDVQVIIKTSYPGQAPQIVENQVTYPLTTTMLSVPGAKTVRGFSQFGDSYVYVIFEDGTDPYWARSRVLEYLNQVQGKLPAGVSAELGPDATGVGWIYEYALVDRSGKHDLADLRSLQDWFLKYELKTIPDVAEVASVGGVVKEYQVVIDPQRLAQYGISLAEVKSALDASNQEAGGSSIELAEAEYMVRASGYLQTLDDFNHIVLKASENGVPVYLRDVAKVQVGPEMRRGIAELNGEGEVAGGVVILRSGKNAREVIAAVKDKLETLKSSLPEGVEIVTTYDRSQLIDRAIDNLSGKLLEEFIVVAMVCALFLWHVRSALVAIISLPLGLCIAFIIMHFQGLNANIMSLGGIAIAVGAMVDAAIVMIENAHKRLEEWQHQHPDATLDNKTRWQVITDASVEVGPALFISLLIITLSFIPIFTLEGQEGRLFGPLAFTKTYAMAGAALLAIVVIPILMGYWIRGKIPPESSNPLNRFLIRVYHPLLLKVLHWPKTTLLVAALSVLTVLWPLNKVGGEFLPQINEGDLLYMPSTLPGISAAEAASMLQKTDKLIMSVPEVARVFGKTGKAETATDSAPLEMVETTIQLKPQDQWRPGMTMDKIIEELDNTVRLPGLANLWVPPIRNRIDMLSTGIKSPIGIKVSGTVLADIDAMAEQIEEVARTVPGVASALAERLEGGRYINVEINREKAARYGMTVADVQLFVASAVGGAMVGETVEGIARYPINLRYPQSWRDSPQALRQLPILTPMKQQITLADVADVKVSTGPSMLKTENARPTSWIYIDARDRDMVSVVHDLQKAIAEKVQLKPGTSVAFSGQFELLERANHKLKLMVPMTLMIIFVLLYLAFRRVGEALLIISSVPFALVGGIWLLWWMDFHLSVATGTGFIALAGVAAEFGVVMLMYLRHAIEAEPSLDNPQTFSEQKLDEALYHGAVLRVRPKAMTVAVIIAGLLPILWGTGAGSEVMSRIAAPMIGGMITAPLLSLFIIPAAYKLMWLHRHRVRK from the coding sequence ATGATAGAATGGATTATTCGTCGCTCGGTGGCGAACCGTTTTCTGGTGCTGATGGGCGCGTTGTTTCTGAGTATCTGGGGCACCTGGACTATCATTAACACACCAGTGGATGCGCTGCCGGATCTCTCCGATGTGCAGGTGATTATTAAAACCAGCTATCCCGGTCAGGCACCGCAAATCGTTGAAAATCAGGTGACTTATCCGCTAACCACCACCATGTTGTCAGTACCTGGCGCGAAGACTGTGCGCGGTTTCTCGCAGTTTGGCGACTCTTATGTGTATGTCATTTTCGAAGATGGCACCGATCCGTACTGGGCGCGCTCGCGGGTGCTGGAGTACCTCAACCAGGTACAGGGTAAGCTGCCTGCGGGAGTCAGCGCCGAGTTGGGTCCAGATGCCACGGGTGTTGGCTGGATCTATGAATATGCACTGGTGGATCGCAGCGGTAAGCACGATCTGGCCGATTTACGCTCATTGCAGGACTGGTTTCTCAAATATGAGCTAAAAACCATCCCTGACGTTGCGGAAGTGGCGTCGGTGGGCGGTGTGGTGAAAGAGTATCAGGTGGTTATCGATCCACAGCGCCTGGCGCAATATGGCATCAGTCTCGCCGAAGTAAAAAGCGCGCTGGATGCTTCAAACCAGGAAGCGGGCGGTTCGTCGATCGAACTGGCGGAAGCGGAATATATGGTACGCGCCAGCGGCTATCTGCAAACGCTCGACGACTTCAATCACATCGTTTTAAAAGCCAGTGAAAATGGCGTGCCCGTTTATCTGCGTGATGTTGCGAAGGTCCAGGTTGGCCCGGAAATGCGCCGGGGCATTGCCGAACTGAATGGCGAAGGAGAAGTGGCTGGTGGGGTGGTGATCCTGCGTTCCGGCAAAAACGCCCGTGAAGTGATCGCCGCCGTGAAGGACAAACTGGAAACGCTGAAAAGCAGTCTGCCGGAAGGCGTGGAGATAGTTACAACATACGATCGCAGCCAGCTTATTGACCGCGCCATCGACAACCTCAGCGGCAAGTTGCTGGAAGAGTTTATTGTGGTGGCGATGGTCTGCGCGCTGTTTCTCTGGCATGTGCGCTCGGCGCTGGTGGCGATTATTTCGTTGCCGCTGGGGTTGTGTATTGCTTTTATTATCATGCACTTCCAGGGGCTGAATGCCAATATTATGTCGCTGGGCGGTATTGCGATTGCCGTCGGGGCGATGGTCGATGCCGCTATCGTCATGATCGAGAATGCGCATAAACGGCTGGAAGAGTGGCAGCACCAGCATCCTGACGCCACGCTGGATAATAAAACGCGCTGGCAGGTGATCACCGATGCATCTGTTGAAGTGGGGCCGGCGCTGTTTATCAGCTTGCTGATTATCACGTTGTCGTTTATCCCGATCTTTACTCTGGAAGGACAGGAAGGGCGTCTGTTTGGCCCGCTGGCGTTCACCAAAACGTATGCGATGGCGGGCGCGGCGCTGCTGGCGATCGTAGTGATCCCCATCCTGATGGGCTACTGGATCCGTGGAAAAATTCCACCGGAAAGCAGTAACCCGCTCAATCGCTTTTTGATTCGTGTTTATCATCCGCTATTGCTGAAAGTACTGCACTGGCCGAAAACCACGCTGTTGGTGGCAGCGCTTTCGGTGCTGACGGTTCTCTGGCCGCTCAATAAAGTTGGCGGAGAATTTTTACCGCAGATCAATGAAGGCGACTTGTTGTATATGCCATCGACACTGCCGGGGATTTCCGCAGCAGAGGCGGCGAGTATGCTGCAAAAAACCGACAAGCTGATTATGAGCGTACCTGAAGTGGCGCGGGTATTTGGCAAAACCGGGAAAGCGGAAACCGCCACCGACTCCGCACCGCTGGAGATGGTAGAAACGACCATCCAGCTTAAGCCACAGGATCAGTGGCGGCCAGGCATGACGATGGACAAAATCATTGAGGAACTGGATAACACCGTGCGTCTGCCGGGGCTGGCAAATCTGTGGGTGCCGCCAATTCGTAACCGTATCGATATGCTCTCGACCGGCATTAAAAGCCCTATCGGCATTAAAGTTTCCGGCACGGTGCTGGCGGATATCGACGCGATGGCGGAGCAAATTGAAGAAGTGGCGCGAACGGTGCCCGGCGTGGCTTCAGCCCTTGCTGAACGTCTGGAAGGTGGGCGCTATATCAACGTTGAGATCAACCGTGAAAAAGCCGCCCGTTACGGTATGACGGTGGCGGATGTGCAGTTGTTTGTGGCTTCTGCGGTGGGCGGGGCGATGGTTGGTGAAACGGTGGAAGGGATTGCCCGTTATCCAATTAATCTGCGTTATCCGCAAAGCTGGCGCGATAGCCCACAGGCGCTGCGCCAGCTACCGATCCTGACGCCGATGAAGCAGCAAATCACCCTGGCAGACGTGGCCGACGTTAAAGTCTCCACTGGACCGTCGATGCTGAAAACCGAGAATGCGCGCCCGACGAGCTGGATTTATATCGATGCCCGCGATCGTGACATGGTGTCGGTGGTTCACGATTTGCAAAAAGCGATAGCTGAAAAAGTGCAGTTAAAACCGGGTACCAGCGTGGCATTCTCCGGGCAGTTCGAGTTGCTGGAGCGTGCCAACCACAAGCTGAAACTCATGGTGCCGATGACGTTGATGATCATCTTCGTGCTGTTGTATCTGGCGTTCCGTCGGGTGGGCGAAGCGTTGCTGATTATCAGCAGCGTACCGTTTGCGCTGGTGGGTGGCATCTGGTTACTGTGGTGGATGGACTTTCATCTTTCCGTGGCAACGGGCACTGGCTTTATCGCCCTCGCGGGAGTCGCCGCCGAATTTGGCGTGGTGATGCTGATGTATTTACGTCACGCCATAGAGGCAGAGCCATCCCTGGATAATCCGCAAACATTCAGCGAGCAGAAGCTGGATGAAGCGTTATATCACGGCGCAGTGCTGCGTGTGCGCCCGAAAGCGATGACGGTGGCGGTGATTATCGCGGGTCTGCTGCCGATTTTGTGGGGAACGGGGGCAGGTTCAGAGGTGATGAGCCGGATTGCCGCGCCGATGATTGGCGGCATGATCACCGCACCTTTGCTGTCGCTGTTTATTATCCCGGCGGCGTATAAGCTGATGTGGCTGCACCGACACCGGGTACGGAAATAA
- a CDS encoding SMI1/KNR4 family protein: MEKIIEQIKPFWTKYDSLSEKDMMLLESNFTHRFPEDMKEFFLWSNGGAGKFHNIYISLWPLDEIKELNDGYLINHYLGEQFMAFGSDGGPICFLLDYRNPEHTRISSVNFGDLDIAEVKQIAISFDVFLELAGNGKIISNNL, from the coding sequence GTGGAAAAAATCATAGAACAGATAAAACCATTTTGGACAAAATATGATTCTTTGTCAGAAAAAGATATGATGTTGTTAGAGTCCAATTTCACGCATCGTTTTCCAGAAGATATGAAAGAGTTTTTTCTGTGGTCTAACGGTGGAGCAGGTAAATTTCACAATATTTACATTTCCTTGTGGCCATTAGACGAAATCAAGGAATTAAATGATGGTTATTTAATCAATCATTATCTAGGTGAACAGTTCATGGCTTTTGGTTCTGATGGTGGGCCGATATGTTTTTTACTGGATTATCGTAATCCAGAACACACCAGAATATCTTCCGTAAATTTTGGTGACCTGGATATAGCTGAAGTAAAACAAATAGCAATTTCATTCGATGTTTTTTTAGAGTTGGCAGGAAATGGAAAAATTATAAGTAATAATTTGTAG